In Cherax quadricarinatus isolate ZL_2023a chromosome 5, ASM3850222v1, whole genome shotgun sequence, the genomic window ACATGTAAAAAATGTATTGAAATGCACCTCATTTTCCTTTCAACATTAATTACTCAGCATTCTAAATTTCAATAAGTGCTGTACCAGCACTTGAAAGATTGGTTTATCATTACTGTACTTAGAAGTGAAATATCCCTGTGTTTACTGATGGACAGCATTTGCAAAACAAAAATTTCTACAAATACTAAATCACTATCATGCACAAAGTGTATGGCTGTATATTATATTAAATACTACCGTATAATGAAATGCTTATTTCAATTTTACGAAAACAATGTTAGTAAATATTCACCACACAAGCCACTTGCATCCAACTAACCTTCACAAACAAAAAGGCATGCCTCATTGAAGCTGCCAGGTGTATGGTGCAAACTGTAGCTGCTTGCCCTCCTATCTTGGTGATGAGGGGCAGAGCCGAGGCCACTAGCTGATGTGGACCACGACCTACACTAATAAATGCTATACGTGTCTTGATGTTGCAGTACTTTACTGTAAATTGTAGATTGAAAGGAAACTGTTAAACATTACTAATTCTTAGAAATTGcataacaaaattaaaaaaaaaaaatctgtttttaACACtctagctgtctcccaccaaggtagagtgatccAATAAAGAAAAagacactttcactgtcactcactCAATTGCTGTCTTGTCAGAAACGCACTGACATTACAGTTCAGACAACCCTCCAAACTGcatcatccccacccctccttcagagtgcaggcactgtacttcccacctcctggaaTCAAAATCCAACTAACCAGTTTTCCCTGAATATCAGTAAAACCAAAGTGCCAAACAGGCAAATTCCACAAAGTGATGTACACACAAAGATGTAGGAATTTAACAAAGGGAACTGAAAATATTGTACAGATGTTATTACTGAAACTGAACAACTTTAGAAAATAGAATTTGAATAATCCTGTCTGGAAAGGAATAATACCAGAGACTGACCTCAACAGACTGCAGATGTGGTCAAATGAGTAGCATTTCGAGTTTCACTAaaacaaatgcaaggtcatgcagAGGAGACACTGATTATAGCATGGGTGGAGAGAAGTTGCAAATATCCAAGAATGAAAAGTACCTGGGgtgagtgtattattattattataatcaagggggaagcgctaaacccggaggattataccgcgcctgggggagggtgggatgtggaaggcattcaggcttaatttggggaactggagcacagatccaattccctaaatcaagagcccctcaccaacatcaaggaaccttccttgaggggtggggtgagtgtaacacttaTAATATTGCCAGAATTGCATACAAACCATGCAATGACAGAAGCATATGCAAGATGAGTAACCCTCAGAATAGCATTTAGGAGCTTGAATGACAGAATCCTTCAGATCCATGTTAGACCACCATAAAGTATGTGGCCCTAGTATCAAAACTCAGAGGAATGAACTATGTATAAGGAGAGGTTGAAGGAACTGAATATAGGGGAGAATGACTAGTGAAGAGAAACTGATAGGGCAGGTAGGGAGAGACTTTGAATttagaggaccaggatcaaggtaaaacaGGTGGAAGCCGAAAATGCAGATAAACCAGAGATGTAAGGAAGTACCACATATTTTTTTATTCTTAGGGTGGTTGGAAAGTGGACTGATATGGATAAGGCAGTGGTGGAtgaaaactcaatacacagcttctaGAATAGGTATAAGGCCCAAGCAGCCAAAGTCAGTGATGACAATCAAGTAGTCTAGGAGGCACAACCAGAAGTCAAGTCTTGGTCCCCCCCACAAACAAATTGGTGAGTATGttaagtaatattattattattatcacactggccgattcccaccaaggcagggtggcccgaaaaagaaaaactttcaccatcattcactccatcactgccttgccagaagggtgctttacactacagttttttaaactgcaacattaacacccctccttcagagtgcaggcactgtacttcccaggactgtactccaggactcaagtccagcctgccagtttccctgaaccccttcataaatgttactttgctcacactccaacagcatgtcaagtattaaaaaccatttgtctccatccaAGTAATATTGTCATTTAAATTAGATTAAGGCAGCCAGCTCATGCCTTGTGCTGTCTTTCTTGGCAACACAGAAAAATGCTGCTGGTGACAGGAAGAAAAAATAGGCAGTTAGAATAAATTCTTATTATTCATCACTCCAGAAATACACTAATACAATACTATGATTGCTTAAAACCACTTTCATACTGCAAAGTAATGCTGTGTGCTGCAAAGCCAAATTACCATGAAAACCTGGAGTAGTTGCAGCAACACCAAAATCTCCATGAAGTCTCTTTACTGCTTCAACTATTGCCCTCTGAAGCTCTTCGCGTTGAATGTGAGCTTGACTTTTTGGTATCACCTCCACAATGAAATACCTAAAAACAAACGTTATGTATACTATTAATACAGAACTCAGTATTATATAAATCCTGTGAATATGATAAATCATCAATATAATGAACTAATAAGGGAAGTAGGTGACCAGTACTGTTCACTGTGGTGGATAGGTGTGAGATTGTTCTGCTGTGATGGTAATATTAATGGATATTGTGCCTATAAAGCaggacttcttcagtcagatatagGCAAATACAAAACTGGTGACAGTAGAATATATTTTGAGGTGATCATTCCCTCAGCCACAGCAggtagtggtcagtccctcaagcttaaAGCAGAGGCATGCAGTCTCTGTTTAGCATGACCTACTTACCTTACTGGATTATATTAAGCAGCAATATCACCTATAGCCACTATACAGTACTTCACTTCTGCTCATATATAAGAAGTGGCTGAACGCCTCTGCTTTAGGCTTGAGGGGCTCACCACTTGATGACAGTGACTGATTTGTTGCTGAAACATTGAAATGAACCACAATATCCT contains:
- the Pop5 gene encoding ribonuclease P/MRP protein subunit POP5, with product MVRFKKRYFIVEVIPKSQAHIQREELQRAIVEAVKRLHGDFGVAATTPGFHVKYCNIKTRIAFISVGRGPHQLVASALPLITKIGGQAATVCTIHLAASMRHAFLFVKRYHEEKIKKLEESLTSAEMNHWKQEKDRILSRR